The Hydrogenobacter thermophilus TK-6 genome window below encodes:
- a CDS encoding twin-arginine translocase TatA/TatE family subunit, which produces MHFPLPWQLILILLVVFVIFGASRLPELGKGLGEGIRNFKKALSGEEEQKKVPEKEGG; this is translated from the coding sequence ATGCACTTTCCACTGCCTTGGCAACTCATACTCATACTTTTGGTAGTGTTTGTAATATTTGGAGCAAGTAGACTGCCCGAACTGGGTAAAGGACTTGGCGAGGGTATAAGGAACTTCAAGAAAGCTCTGTCAGGAGAAGAGGAGCAGAAGAAGGTACCCGAAAAAGAAGGAGGTTAA
- a CDS encoding NAD-dependent epimerase/dehydratase family protein, protein MKVLITGSTGFVGRYMVKALLNEGFEVASIVRNLDKLRRLYGEKVKGYEGNFEDKASIRKAFEDFKPDYLIHLIGILYEEKSKGITFHKVHYIYSKNLYQVAKEFDIKKVLHMSALGTHKNAPSSYHKTKYQTEQELIKTGLNYTIFRPSIILGPEQRLFFDMWSITRYLRVIALPSGGHYLFQPVDVRDVVCCFLKAIKSEETNGKIYEVCGDKKVSFKKLLEDVFSYWNRKVLLLPMPKALMYLGGLLIERIMEPPPFSSDQMLMMWRDNICGLDPEVESQGVQKVCQKAPIPYQESLLWSLKEFKNLMIT, encoded by the coding sequence ATGAAAGTGCTTATCACAGGCAGTACCGGTTTTGTGGGAAGATACATGGTAAAGGCTTTGCTGAATGAAGGCTTTGAAGTTGCATCAATAGTTAGAAACCTTGATAAGCTTCGTCGCCTATACGGTGAAAAAGTCAAAGGCTACGAGGGAAACTTTGAAGACAAGGCTTCTATAAGAAAAGCTTTTGAAGACTTCAAACCTGATTATCTTATTCACCTCATAGGGATACTTTATGAGGAGAAAAGTAAAGGCATTACCTTCCATAAAGTCCACTACATTTATTCAAAAAACCTGTACCAAGTGGCTAAAGAGTTTGATATAAAGAAGGTCCTTCACATGAGCGCCTTAGGGACCCACAAAAACGCACCATCTTCTTATCACAAAACCAAGTACCAGACGGAGCAGGAGCTTATAAAGACAGGTCTTAACTACACTATATTCAGGCCTTCCATCATACTTGGACCAGAGCAAAGGCTCTTTTTTGACATGTGGAGTATAACTCGCTACCTGCGGGTAATAGCTCTCCCTTCGGGTGGTCATTACCTTTTCCAGCCTGTGGATGTAAGGGATGTAGTGTGCTGTTTCCTAAAAGCCATAAAAAGTGAGGAAACTAACGGGAAAATCTACGAAGTATGTGGAGATAAAAAAGTAAGCTTTAAAAAGCTACTTGAGGATGTATTCTCATACTGGAACAGAAAGGTCCTTCTTTTGCCCATGCCAAAGGCTCTCATGTACCTGGGTGGATTGCTGATAGAGAGGATAATGGAGCCTCCACCCTTTAGCTCTGACCAGATGCTTATGATGTGGAGAGATAACATCTGCGGGCTTGACCCAGAGGTAGAAAGTCAGGGGGTGCAAAAAGTCTGCCAAAAAGCACCCATACCATACCAAGAGAGCCTTCTATGGAGTCTGAAAGAGTTTAAGAATTTAATGATCACATAA
- a CDS encoding translocation/assembly module TamB domain-containing protein, whose amino-acid sequence MLLRGIQVELRGFYIDAKGKKIGVESFLLFVPSSKGRTLFIGAKSVSLGPEGIYAGSVSVIEVSKEVSKEPFDYDFTHLVKLSEKVKARAGKVYVSINTLPLKESITVFVGDTKLERGNITSHEWSRVFYMKGNSTHQLYVLLKEAHAKGGIFYADDVIVTATSYTFYGRGEWRGKEGNFYANGFIKGYESENFKVPVLKVQGKGKLTYTSLKVDFSVETDLLEIKGRNMGSLSGRGEYTYTFGKEERIRGSFTAGESFVSIDYRIHPDDILYANFKNVPLDNHLLRIDTPFRLALWGSLTLYPTRKELSLKGFSENLFFLEQSFRGINVELSLDYSKNAGKIYLSVNDPAKIILSGYFSKKDFEGDLSVYMLPYTYEGFSAYINYLGSVSYREGVFHAYGSGKLIKPIYRDVSPGDITFNINLADDNYGIVFSGIGFGGEGKGSIKERVFAGTVLFKGFSMNYTNLKVDNLVGGFALKISPAQTQITGGGEALLTKDEVSALVRAGVDLTKGGDWHGTFSAHLQDIRRGDLHVNQVDIKGRVRKSLISAEYSSKYAKGRVEYSLSDSSFSSSGELSIEEGDYSAKAHYTLHGRKEGFSAQLSGQGSYKGYNFPLRASLTRESGKLRGFVKGFSTKVGLLSVSLADSFLEGTEDKGILKLGDITLSINSERLLTVQSSSGQLSIKDRSFLLPLSLSGGLRGKAEVSYGESGLSISSQGVLDLEKLSNLIKSRVFTYAKGEISYTLQKEGKFFRIRVFSAQDIEVRSRFLAVPLKGRVYALYNGKVWEGFANLKGDDADLKAQVVGDDKLLSVKLATQRLPILFRSESVRFNGFAKANGEITTDYRKVRIKADVDLSGNLIIKNIARKIQEKPEGYKLIDLDIKLSTAEPLRISLPEGYIYSYADGQIKGSLYKPDYRVKLSLVGGSLEYFNREFHVREGTLLMSPERTTLDLTMMAPTPDYNIIIGIKGDAGNPKAFVRSEPPRDTREVLTSLILGGPAGEGMFSLSSALVAQFPEFSKLLQGVEKAIGTDVRVNISPTTSPTGEAAVNTKVSKDITNRLNIEYQQSTLKDPKETYGGANVKITPNTSVGVKVYSNNAQEYKVRFRKKFDF is encoded by the coding sequence ATGCTCTTGAGGGGGATTCAGGTAGAGTTAAGGGGATTTTACATTGACGCAAAGGGAAAAAAGATAGGCGTTGAGAGTTTCCTCCTTTTTGTGCCGAGCTCAAAAGGGAGAACTTTGTTTATAGGTGCTAAATCCGTTAGTCTAGGTCCGGAGGGGATCTATGCAGGTAGTGTTAGCGTGATTGAGGTGAGCAAAGAGGTGTCCAAAGAACCCTTTGATTACGACTTTACCCATCTTGTAAAGCTATCTGAAAAAGTAAAAGCTCGCGCCGGAAAGGTGTATGTGTCTATAAACACACTGCCATTAAAGGAAAGTATCACAGTTTTTGTGGGAGACACCAAACTTGAGAGAGGTAATATAACTTCTCATGAGTGGTCCCGCGTCTTTTACATGAAGGGAAACTCAACACACCAGCTTTATGTACTTTTAAAAGAGGCTCACGCTAAAGGAGGGATATTTTACGCTGATGATGTTATTGTCACAGCTACCTCATACACCTTTTACGGTCGTGGAGAATGGAGGGGCAAAGAGGGAAATTTTTATGCTAATGGTTTTATAAAAGGATACGAAAGCGAGAACTTTAAAGTGCCGGTTTTAAAAGTGCAGGGTAAAGGAAAATTGACCTACACATCCTTAAAAGTGGATTTTTCTGTAGAGACAGACCTCCTTGAAATAAAAGGAAGAAATATGGGCAGTCTAAGTGGGAGAGGGGAGTATACATATACTTTTGGGAAGGAGGAGAGAATAAGGGGAAGTTTCACAGCAGGAGAAAGTTTCGTAAGCATAGACTACAGAATTCATCCAGATGACATACTTTATGCAAACTTTAAAAATGTCCCCTTAGATAACCATCTTCTGAGGATTGATACACCCTTTCGTCTGGCGCTTTGGGGGTCTCTGACCCTTTACCCTACCAGAAAGGAACTCTCTTTGAAGGGCTTTTCTGAAAATCTTTTCTTTCTTGAGCAAAGCTTCAGGGGAATAAATGTGGAGCTTTCCCTTGATTACTCAAAAAATGCAGGGAAGATTTATCTTTCTGTGAATGATCCTGCCAAGATAATCCTATCGGGTTACTTCTCCAAAAAGGATTTTGAAGGGGATCTTTCTGTTTACATGCTTCCTTACACTTACGAAGGCTTTTCTGCTTATATAAACTATTTGGGAAGCGTAAGCTACAGAGAGGGGGTCTTTCACGCATACGGCAGCGGAAAGCTTATAAAACCCATTTACAGGGATGTATCACCCGGAGACATCACCTTTAACATAAACCTTGCAGATGATAATTACGGTATCGTTTTTTCTGGCATAGGTTTTGGTGGAGAAGGAAAGGGGTCCATCAAAGAGAGAGTTTTTGCAGGCACAGTGCTTTTTAAAGGTTTTTCTATGAACTATACCAACCTTAAGGTGGATAATCTGGTGGGAGGATTTGCGCTAAAAATCTCACCTGCACAGACCCAGATAACCGGCGGTGGAGAGGCTTTATTGACAAAAGATGAGGTAAGCGCTCTTGTAAGGGCGGGGGTGGACTTAACTAAAGGAGGAGACTGGCATGGCACTTTTTCAGCACATCTGCAAGACATAAGAAGAGGAGACTTGCATGTGAATCAAGTAGATATAAAAGGGCGAGTGAGGAAGAGTCTCATCAGTGCTGAATACTCCTCCAAGTATGCCAAAGGGAGAGTGGAGTATAGCCTTTCAGACAGCAGTTTTTCCTCATCAGGAGAGCTGAGTATTGAGGAGGGAGATTATTCTGCAAAAGCGCATTACACATTGCACGGAAGGAAGGAGGGCTTTTCTGCACAATTGTCGGGTCAAGGTTCTTACAAGGGCTACAACTTTCCCCTGAGGGCGAGCCTCACAAGAGAGTCGGGAAAGCTCAGAGGTTTTGTAAAGGGCTTTTCTACAAAGGTGGGGCTACTTAGCGTAAGTCTGGCAGATAGCTTTTTGGAAGGCACCGAAGATAAGGGAATACTTAAGCTTGGAGACATTACCCTGAGCATAAATTCGGAAAGACTCCTTACTGTGCAAAGCTCCAGCGGGCAACTTAGTATAAAGGACAGGAGCTTTTTATTGCCACTTTCACTATCTGGAGGTTTGAGGGGGAAAGCGGAGGTCTCTTATGGGGAGAGTGGTTTGAGTATAAGCTCGCAGGGGGTTTTGGACCTAGAAAAGCTCTCAAACCTCATAAAGAGCAGAGTTTTTACCTACGCTAAGGGTGAAATCAGTTATACTCTCCAAAAGGAAGGAAAGTTTTTCAGGATCAGGGTCTTTTCTGCGCAAGATATAGAGGTCAGGTCGCGCTTTTTAGCTGTGCCTCTCAAGGGTAGAGTTTATGCCCTTTACAATGGGAAAGTATGGGAAGGCTTTGCTAACCTCAAGGGTGATGATGCGGATTTAAAGGCTCAGGTGGTAGGTGATGATAAACTCCTCAGCGTAAAGCTGGCTACACAGCGTCTTCCTATTCTCTTCAGGTCGGAGAGCGTAAGATTTAACGGTTTTGCAAAAGCTAACGGTGAAATTACTACAGATTACAGGAAAGTGCGTATAAAGGCGGATGTTGACCTTAGCGGAAATCTCATCATCAAGAATATAGCGAGGAAAATTCAGGAAAAGCCCGAAGGATACAAGCTGATAGACTTGGACATAAAGCTCTCCACAGCTGAGCCACTCAGGATCAGCCTGCCAGAAGGTTATATATACTCTTATGCAGATGGTCAAATAAAGGGAAGTCTCTACAAGCCCGATTACCGTGTAAAGCTAAGCCTTGTGGGTGGTAGCCTGGAGTACTTTAACAGAGAGTTTCATGTTAGGGAGGGAACGCTTTTGATGAGTCCTGAGAGAACAACTCTTGACCTTACTATGATGGCACCAACACCAGATTACAACATAATAATAGGTATTAAGGGAGACGCAGGCAATCCTAAAGCCTTTGTGAGATCGGAGCCTCCAAGGGATACAAGAGAAGTTCTCACATCACTCATCCTTGGCGGACCTGCAGGTGAGGGTATGTTCTCCCTATCCTCTGCTCTTGTAGCTCAGTTTCCCGAGTTTAGCAAGCTTTTACAAGGTGTAGAAAAAGCCATAGGTACAGATGTGAGAGTAAACATCTCACCCACAACAAGCCCTACAGGTGAAGCAGCTGTAAACACCAAAGTTTCAAAGGATATTACTAACAGACTCAACATAGAATACCAACAAAGTACCCTTAAAGACCCAAAAGAAACCTACGGAGGAGCCAATGTAAAGATAACACCCAACACATCCGTAGGGGTAAAGGTATACTCTAACAATGCTCAAGAGTATAAGGTGAGATTTAGGAAGAAGTTTGATTTTTAA
- a CDS encoding cold-shock protein: protein MALKGTVKWFSKEKGYGFITRDDNQGDVFVHFSAIQQRGFKTLEQGQRVEFEIEEDSKGPRAKNVRPIS from the coding sequence ATGGCACTCAAAGGTACTGTAAAGTGGTTTAGTAAGGAGAAGGGTTATGGTTTCATAACCCGTGATGACAATCAGGGGGACGTTTTCGTCCATTTCTCAGCCATTCAGCAGAGAGGTTTTAAGACCTTGGAGCAGGGGCAGAGAGTAGAGTTTGAAATAGAGGAGGACTCTAAGGGACCCAGAGCCAAGAATGTAAGACCCATCAGCTAA
- a CDS encoding bifunctional folylpolyglutamate synthase/dihydrofolate synthase → MLLYNLYRGKDYHIVPTLERIQKASQFLGLERLPYTSLQVGGTNGKGSTCAFSEMILRQHGYKTGWFVSPHLVEEEERWRINGEKMPSEVLEEYVRELKPIFEKFELTYFEACTLIALEYFKDQKVDVAVFEVGMGGRWDATRVCNPSVCVITNVERDHTKWLGRDVESRAVEKLGIYRKGFPLVLGSMKFPLYSKALDLCDDRDLIVGGIDFFSYGRVSRYETLLEHYEWKDIRLENVPLGLWGKWQIGNASLAITAASCLIKPDLKRLKQALQNTRWEGRMEIVRREPLLVLDGAHNTDSIKKVVREVKRYMGSLTPVFTGLKEKEWRESMHFLRELSHRIYLVQIKHHRGEDLLELESYAKKVGFEEVMLLSSSEDVLCLEEDIIVIGSLYLVGEVKQALKKVKKS, encoded by the coding sequence ATGCTTCTGTACAATCTTTACAGAGGGAAAGATTATCATATAGTTCCAACTCTTGAGAGAATACAGAAGGCTTCTCAGTTTCTGGGTTTGGAGAGATTACCTTACACATCCCTTCAGGTAGGGGGTACCAACGGAAAAGGTTCCACCTGCGCCTTCTCGGAGATGATCCTAAGACAGCACGGATATAAAACAGGTTGGTTTGTATCTCCACACTTGGTGGAAGAAGAGGAAAGATGGAGGATAAATGGTGAGAAGATGCCTTCCGAGGTGCTTGAGGAATATGTAAGGGAACTTAAACCCATCTTTGAGAAGTTTGAGCTAACATACTTTGAAGCCTGCACGCTGATAGCTCTTGAATACTTCAAAGACCAAAAGGTGGATGTGGCTGTCTTTGAGGTGGGGATGGGAGGAAGGTGGGATGCCACAAGAGTATGCAATCCTTCTGTGTGTGTTATTACCAACGTGGAAAGGGACCACACTAAGTGGCTGGGCAGAGATGTAGAGAGCAGAGCTGTTGAAAAGCTGGGCATATACAGAAAGGGCTTTCCTCTTGTGCTGGGAAGTATGAAGTTCCCCCTTTACAGTAAGGCGCTGGACCTTTGCGATGATAGGGACCTTATAGTGGGAGGCATAGACTTTTTCTCTTACGGTAGAGTAAGCAGGTATGAGACGCTCTTAGAGCACTACGAGTGGAAGGATATACGCTTGGAAAATGTGCCTTTGGGACTTTGGGGAAAGTGGCAGATAGGCAATGCCAGTTTAGCCATCACAGCTGCATCATGTCTTATAAAACCTGACCTGAAAAGGTTAAAGCAAGCTTTGCAAAACACCCGCTGGGAGGGAAGAATGGAGATAGTCAGAAGAGAGCCACTTCTTGTGCTGGATGGTGCTCACAACACCGACAGTATAAAGAAGGTGGTCAGAGAGGTAAAAAGGTACATGGGAAGCCTTACACCCGTATTTACAGGTCTTAAAGAGAAGGAGTGGCGCGAAAGCATGCACTTTTTGAGAGAGCTTTCGCATCGCATATATCTTGTTCAGATCAAACATCACAGAGGAGAAGACCTTTTGGAGCTTGAGAGTTATGCCAAGAAGGTAGGCTTTGAGGAAGTTATGCTCCTCTCCTCATCCGAAGATGTTCTTTGCCTTGAGGAGGATATTATTGTGATAGGCTCTCTCTATCTTGTGGGTGAGGTAAAGCAGGCTCTAAAAAAGGTGAAAAAATCATGA
- a CDS encoding twin-arginine translocase TatA/TatE family subunit translates to MFHTPTLPELIVILAIIFLLFGASRLPEAGKALGEGIRNFKKALSGETEEEKKAKEVKAQELDKEEKKA, encoded by the coding sequence ATGTTTCATACGCCTACACTGCCAGAACTTATAGTGATCCTCGCCATTATCTTTCTGCTTTTTGGTGCATCTCGCCTGCCTGAAGCTGGTAAGGCTCTGGGTGAAGGCATAAGGAACTTCAAAAAGGCTCTCTCAGGAGAAACGGAGGAAGAGAAGAAAGCCAAAGAAGTCAAAGCTCAAGAGCTGGACAAAGAAGAGAAAAAGGCTTGA
- the tatC gene encoding twin-arginine translocase subunit TatC encodes MPLTEHLRELRSRLIKSILALLVGTGASFYFASYIFEVLKEPIKRSYPKVQLITLSPTEPLFILIKISLVFGLILASPVVLYQIWRFVEPAMYPNEKKLILPITFFSIILFLLGGSFAYFAVLPIALKFLIGIGFSQLQATPFLSVNLYVSFLLKMIVGFGLAFEMPIVLYLLQRAGIVTEEQLKSFRKYFIVIAFTVGALIAPDVTTQVLMAIPLLLLYEISILLGKLTKKKSKTKAIEVAQE; translated from the coding sequence ATGCCTCTGACAGAACATCTGAGGGAACTCAGAAGCAGACTGATTAAGTCTATACTGGCTCTCCTTGTAGGTACCGGAGCATCCTTTTACTTCGCCAGTTACATCTTTGAGGTCCTTAAAGAACCTATCAAAAGGTCTTATCCTAAGGTGCAACTGATAACGCTTTCCCCCACCGAACCTCTATTTATCCTTATTAAAATTTCCTTAGTGTTTGGTCTCATACTTGCATCTCCAGTAGTGCTTTACCAGATTTGGAGATTTGTGGAACCTGCCATGTATCCTAACGAAAAGAAACTCATACTGCCAATAACATTCTTTTCCATAATACTTTTTCTTCTTGGTGGTAGCTTTGCATACTTTGCAGTACTTCCCATAGCTCTCAAGTTTCTCATAGGCATAGGTTTTTCTCAACTTCAGGCAACACCTTTTCTTTCTGTAAATTTGTATGTTTCCTTCCTGCTTAAGATGATAGTCGGGTTTGGTTTAGCCTTTGAGATGCCTATCGTGCTTTACCTCCTGCAGAGGGCTGGAATAGTCACAGAAGAGCAGTTAAAAAGCTTCAGAAAGTACTTCATAGTGATAGCCTTCACAGTGGGCGCTCTGATAGCTCCGGATGTCACCACCCAGGTACTTATGGCTATACCTCTTCTTCTGCTTTACGAGATATCCATACTGCTTGGAAAACTTACCAAAAAGAAGAGTAAGACAAAGGCGATAGAGGTAGCTCAAGAATGA
- a CDS encoding CDP-alcohol phosphatidyltransferase family protein, producing the protein MLGFYRNLPNILSLLRLFLSPLLLSADKNLLPYLFSILALTDALDGFLARRFKRETQLGRILDPLADKVLLLTALFVCTFELKNMPQILLFSLLARDVFILLGASVIYLKLKKVPKPSLWGKITTTVVALSVLLCMFLHSPFINFLLSSLCLLFIIISWIDYAVKGIKTFKNQTSS; encoded by the coding sequence ATGTTAGGCTTTTACCGTAATCTTCCCAATATACTGTCCCTTTTGAGGCTTTTTCTATCACCCCTTTTGCTCTCTGCAGACAAAAATCTTCTTCCTTATCTTTTTTCCATCTTGGCTCTCACAGATGCACTTGATGGCTTTTTGGCAAGAAGGTTTAAAAGAGAAACCCAGCTGGGAAGGATATTAGATCCTTTGGCGGACAAGGTACTTTTGCTTACAGCTCTGTTTGTATGCACCTTTGAGCTTAAAAATATGCCTCAGATCCTGCTTTTTAGCTTATTGGCAAGAGATGTTTTTATCCTTTTGGGGGCAAGTGTTATATATCTGAAACTTAAAAAAGTGCCAAAGCCCAGCCTTTGGGGAAAGATAACCACAACGGTAGTAGCCCTAAGTGTCCTCTTGTGCATGTTTTTGCACTCACCTTTTATTAATTTTCTTTTATCCAGTCTTTGCCTACTTTTTATCATCATCTCTTGGATAGATTATGCAGTAAAAGGGATTAAGACATTTAAAAATCAAACTTCTTCCTAA
- a CDS encoding Ni/Fe hydrogenase subunit alpha has product MEVKIKALTRVEGEGALDIVLDKDQIKDLKLRIYEPPRYFEEILRGKPYHFIPDVTARICGICPVAYQMSGVQAVEDAFGIEVPEDILLLRRLMYYGEWIQSHAIHIFFLHLPDFYGVSSIAQLAKVDRELVQGGLRLREVGSKIIQMLGGRTSHPVSVTVGGFHSLPEHPSVSCKDIEEAIDICYRLLEKLKHLKFPHFELKNILFVSLTDEDYPILSGDILTSEGEVINKKEFKEYFVEYAVHYSTAKHARTKGGSIYVVGPLARFNNNYQKLSPLATEYAHKLPIKFPELNPYKSILIRMVEILHSLERSHQIIRDYKKPEVIKVSYQVKAGEGFGVSEAPRGILWHSYQFDQQGNILKADIVPPTSQNQDAMEHSLKERCNQLKKEESIIREEAEKLIRSFDPCISCATHFLKVNII; this is encoded by the coding sequence ATGGAAGTGAAGATAAAAGCTCTTACAAGAGTAGAAGGGGAAGGTGCGCTGGATATTGTGCTGGACAAGGACCAGATTAAGGACCTCAAGCTCAGAATATACGAGCCACCCAGATACTTTGAGGAGATTTTGAGGGGAAAGCCTTACCATTTCATACCCGATGTGACTGCACGCATATGCGGTATATGTCCGGTAGCTTATCAGATGAGTGGAGTTCAAGCTGTAGAAGATGCCTTTGGGATAGAAGTGCCCGAGGACATACTGCTTCTGAGAAGACTTATGTATTATGGAGAGTGGATACAGAGCCATGCTATACACATATTCTTCTTACACTTACCAGACTTCTATGGTGTTTCATCCATAGCTCAGCTTGCAAAGGTAGATAGAGAGCTTGTACAAGGCGGACTGAGATTAAGAGAAGTAGGTTCAAAGATAATTCAGATGCTGGGAGGTAGGACATCTCATCCTGTCTCCGTCACGGTTGGAGGATTTCATTCTCTACCGGAGCATCCAAGCGTCAGTTGCAAGGACATAGAGGAAGCCATAGACATATGCTACAGACTACTTGAAAAGCTAAAACATTTAAAGTTTCCCCATTTTGAACTGAAAAACATCCTTTTTGTATCACTAACAGATGAAGATTATCCCATACTCAGTGGGGACATACTCACGAGTGAAGGAGAGGTTATAAACAAAAAGGAGTTCAAAGAATACTTTGTGGAGTATGCTGTGCATTACTCAACAGCTAAGCATGCAAGGACAAAAGGAGGGTCTATCTATGTGGTGGGTCCCTTGGCGAGGTTTAACAACAATTACCAGAAGCTAAGCCCACTTGCTACAGAATACGCACATAAGCTTCCTATAAAGTTTCCTGAGCTTAACCCTTACAAAAGCATCCTTATAAGGATGGTGGAGATCCTCCATAGCCTTGAAAGATCCCATCAGATAATCAGAGATTATAAAAAACCTGAAGTTATCAAAGTAAGCTATCAGGTAAAAGCTGGCGAAGGCTTTGGTGTTAGCGAAGCGCCAAGAGGTATCCTCTGGCATAGCTATCAATTTGACCAGCAAGGAAACATCTTAAAAGCGGATATAGTACCCCCCACATCCCAAAATCAAGATGCCATGGAGCACTCTTTAAAAGAGAGATGTAATCAACTCAAAAAGGAGGAGAGCATAATAAGAGAAGAGGCGGAAAAGCTCATAAGGAGCTTTGACCCTTGCATATCCTGTGCCACTCACTTTCTAAAGGTAAATATAATCTAG
- the yihA gene encoding ribosome biogenesis GTP-binding protein YihA/YsxC, with amino-acid sequence MKVEFLGSYREDLPKDHFKEVVFVGRSNVGKSSLINMLVGEPVARVSKEPGRTRSINAFLLEGRIKLVDVPGYGFAKVSKAERESWKRLIESYFRERRQNIRCVFVLIDSKVGPTDLDKLMIEWLRHINIPYKVVLTKTDKASQKELSKSLELLKVVGVNEVIITSAKEGKGKKELYRSILEVVEG; translated from the coding sequence ATGAAGGTGGAGTTTTTAGGCTCATACAGGGAAGATCTCCCCAAAGACCACTTTAAAGAAGTGGTGTTTGTAGGAAGGTCTAATGTGGGTAAGTCCTCTTTAATAAACATGCTGGTGGGCGAACCTGTAGCAAGGGTGAGTAAAGAACCGGGTAGAACAAGGTCCATAAACGCCTTCCTTTTGGAAGGACGTATAAAGCTCGTTGATGTACCGGGCTATGGTTTTGCAAAGGTTTCAAAAGCAGAGAGGGAAAGCTGGAAAAGGCTCATAGAAAGCTACTTCAGAGAGAGGAGACAAAACATTAGGTGCGTATTTGTATTAATTGACAGCAAGGTGGGACCTACAGACCTTGATAAGCTCATGATAGAGTGGCTAAGGCATATAAATATACCTTACAAGGTAGTGCTAACAAAAACAGACAAGGCATCACAAAAAGAGCTTTCCAAAAGCTTGGAGCTTCTTAAGGTAGTTGGTGTAAATGAAGTTATAATTACTTCAGCTAAGGAAGGGAAAGGGAAAAAGGAACTTTACAGGAGTATTTTGGAGGTTGTAGAAGGTTGA
- a CDS encoding Ni/Fe hydrogenase subunit delta, with amino-acid sequence MKIGVFKFSSCDGCQIVFFELEHMLRYLEKLQVLYFLEAQSENHYGEFDISFVEGSVSNREDEERILDIRRRSGMLVAIGACAISGGVQSAGNFEGIIKSEPIDAFVKVDYQLPGCPINKEILENFLKSILHGKSPYVPEYPVCLECKRRGAVCITVAKGEVCLGPITRAGCGAICPSFERGCYGCYGPVHKPNLESFLAYFPQAYQTIKLSANAYNKIYREKLWK; translated from the coding sequence TTGAAAATAGGCGTTTTTAAGTTTTCATCGTGCGATGGTTGTCAGATAGTCTTCTTTGAGCTTGAACATATGCTGAGGTATTTGGAGAAACTTCAAGTGCTATACTTCCTTGAGGCTCAAAGTGAGAACCATTATGGAGAGTTTGATATCTCCTTTGTTGAAGGTTCTGTATCCAACAGAGAGGATGAGGAGAGGATTTTGGACATAAGAAGGCGATCAGGTATGCTTGTAGCTATAGGTGCTTGTGCCATATCCGGTGGAGTGCAAAGCGCTGGAAATTTTGAAGGTATTATAAAGTCAGAGCCAATTGATGCTTTTGTAAAGGTCGATTACCAACTCCCTGGATGCCCAATTAATAAGGAGATTTTAGAAAACTTCCTCAAAAGCATCCTACACGGTAAAAGTCCATATGTGCCAGAGTATCCAGTATGCCTTGAGTGTAAGAGAAGAGGAGCTGTTTGCATCACGGTTGCAAAGGGTGAGGTGTGTCTTGGACCTATTACAAGGGCAGGTTGCGGTGCCATATGCCCTTCCTTTGAGAGGGGATGTTATGGATGTTATGGACCAGTGCATAAACCTAACTTGGAGAGTTTTTTAGCATACTTTCCTCAGGCTTATCAGACCATTAAACTAAGCGCCAACGCTTACAATAAGATATATAGAGAGAAGCTATGGAAGTGA
- a CDS encoding twin-arginine translocase TatA/TatE family subunit, whose amino-acid sequence MDFPEIALILLVAFIFLGPEKMMELATKMGELLRKIRETWDELRYQMYVENINKKVLEEQEEIQSTEEATHEVKEDGTTGTTQDASDRTSEGTQKQTD is encoded by the coding sequence ATGGACTTTCCTGAAATAGCGCTTATACTTCTTGTAGCTTTTATATTTCTTGGACCGGAAAAGATGATGGAACTTGCTACAAAGATGGGAGAACTTTTGAGAAAAATAAGGGAGACATGGGACGAATTAAGATACCAGATGTACGTAGAGAACATAAACAAAAAGGTGTTGGAGGAGCAAGAGGAAATACAAAGCACAGAAGAAGCAACTCATGAGGTGAAGGAAGATGGAACCACAGGAACTACCCAAGATGCCTCTGACAGAACATCTGAGGGAACTCAGAAGCAGACTGATTAA